TCGCGCGCGAGCTCGCCGAGCAGCTCGATTCCGACGCCGTACTGGCGCCGTGCGGCCGAGGAGAGCCGCGCGATCAGGTCGGCGGCCGCGACCGGGGAGTCGGATCCGACCACCAGCGCCAGCACGCGGCGGCCGGCGAGCGCCGGCGCGAGCTCGCGAAGCAGGCCCAGCGCCCGGCCCAGGCCCCAGGCGGCGAGCTCGACCGGGAGCAGCACGCCGTCGATTCCGTCCGCGGCGATCCGTCCGAGCATCGCGCCGATTCGCGCCGGGCGCTCGACCGCGATCGCGGGCACATCGTCCGAAATCGCGGCCAGCGCCACGGCCGGATCCGCGCAGACCTCCCAGCTTGCGCAGCGAACGCGGGGGACCAGGGGCGAGGCAGGGAACGAGCTGATCACGCGAGCCGGCCGGCCCGCGGCGCCCATTCCACCGGCGAGCTCGAGCGCGAGCGCGCAGGAGAGCGGCCGCTCCGGGTCCGCCGGCAGGCAGTAGCGGGGCGCGCGCGAGGGCTGCGCCAGCGGCGGCGTCGCTCGCGCTCGCGCGGCCTCGCGGGCCTCCCGCTGCTCCTCCTCGGAGATGAAGTAGTGGAGAACGTCTCCGAGGTTCCTGCGCGCCAAGGCCGGCTCTCGTGCTAGCTGATGATGAGCACCGAGTTTACACCGCCAGCCGGACCCTCGACGCGTCGCGGGTTGCTCGGATCCGGCTGCCACTCGCCGTCGACGAAGTAGCGGTACTGGTACACGCCCGGCCCCAGCCGTACGACCTTCTCCCAGGTGCCGTTCGGACCCAGCCGAGTCTCGACGCCCTGGTCGGGAATCCAGTTGTTGAAGTCGCCGGCGAGCTGGACCTCGTTCACGTTGGGGTTCTTGAACGTGAAGACCACGCCCTTGGCCGCCGCGGAGGCCAGCTCGATCGGATCGGGCTTTGCGGCCGCGGGCTTCGCGGGCTGCTGCTCCTCTTCGCGGTCGTAGAGGACCTCGAGCGCGAGCGACATGTAGTCGACGAATCCGTAGGAGCGGCGGTCGAGCTTCGCGATCGGAATGCCGCGCTGCGCCGCCTCGCGCAGCCGCACGTTGGAACGGATCACCGTGTCGAAGACCAGATCCTTGTAGGTCTCGCGGATCTCGGCGAGCGCGCGCTTCGCGAAGCGCGTTCGCCCGTCGAAGAGCGTCGGCAGGATGCGGATCTTGAGCGAGTGTCCGATCCGATCCTCGAGCAATCCGATCGTCTCGAGCAGCTTGCCCACGCCGTGCATCGAGTAGTAGCTGGTCTCGAGCGGGATGATCACCTCCTGTGCCGCGCGAAGCGCGTTGAAGGTCAGGATCCCGACGTTGGGCGGACAGTCGATCAGCACGAAGTCGTAGCGCTTCTCGAGCTTTGCGATCGCCGCGGCCAGCCGCTCGGTGCGCCCCCGCGCTCCTTCCGCGCCGAGCTTCTGCTCGAGCGCGGAGAGGATCACCCCGGAGGGTGCGACGTCGAGGTTCTGAGAGGCGTTGGTGATCACCTCGTCGAGCTTCGCGCCCGCGCCGTCCGGCTCCGAGAGCACTTCGTACAGGTTCTCGTCGACCTCTTCGGGGTCGACGCCGAGGCCGAGCGTCGCGTGCGCTTGCGGGTCCATGTCGATCACGAGAACCGAATGACCTTCGGCCGCGAGACACCCGGCGAGACTCACCACGCTGGTGGTCTTGCCGCAGCCACCCTTCTGGTTCATCACCGCGATGCAGCGCATGCCTGTCCCTCCTCTCTACGAGACAGAGATCCGAATGGGGGCGTACCACGACGAGCGGAGGAGCGGCAGGGGAAACAGCGGTTCCGCGCCCCGCGGGTCATGCACGGGTGCACCGCTTGATTCCGACGAGGCAGATCGCGAGATCTCCCTCAACTTCCCCACCCCCATTCGAACCGATCGAAACGTAGCAGCAGGAGAATCCGATGGCCAACTCCGAACAGGCGCGCCCGGCGCGAATCGGCGTGCTCGACCTGGGCTCGAACACCGTGCTTCTGCTCGTGGTCGACGCGAGCGGCCGCGTGATCCGCGACGTGGCGCGCATCACGCGTCTCGGACAAGGCGTCTTCGCCAGCTCCTCGCTCGCGCCCGATGCGGTCGCGCGCACGCGCGCGGCGATCTCGGAGCTCGCGAGCCTGGCGCGCGCGGACGGGGTCGATCGCCTGGTCGCGGTGGGCACCGAGGCGCTGCGCCGCGCGCGCGACGGAGCCGACTTCCTCGCGCGGCTGGTGAGCGAGGGGTGGATCGACGCCGCGCGGCTGCTCTCGGGCGAGGAGGAAGCCGAGCTCGCGATCGAGGCGACACGGCGCAGCGTCGGCGCTCACGCGGCGGCGCTTGCAGTGATCGATGTCGGCGGTGGTAGCACCGAGATCGCCTGGCGCGCGCGCGCCGACGCGCCGATCGCAGCGCTCTCGCTGCCGCTGGGAAGCGTCCGGCTCTCCGAGGAGCTGCTGCCGCGGCATCCGGTTCCCGACGCGGATCTCGCGCGGGTCCGCGCTCGGGTCCGGAGCGCGACGCAGAGGCTTGCGCTGGCGCTGCCGAACGGATTGCCGTCCGGCTGCGCGGTGGTCGCGGTCGCGGGCACCGCGACCACGCTCGCCGCGCTCGAGCTCGCACTCGAAACCTGGGACGAGTCTCGGGTCGAGGGAATGGAGCTCGGCACCGGGACGCTCGCGGCGTGGATCGAGCGCCTGGCACGGCTCGGTGTCGCGGAGCGAGCGCGGCTGCCGGGGCTCGATCCCGGACGCGCGGACGTGATCGTCGCCGGGCTCGTCGTGCTCGAAGGGGTGCTCGACCGGCTCGGCGCGAGCCGCTTCACCGTCTCGGGTCGCGGCGTGCGGCACGGCGTGGCGCTCCGCGCGCTCGCTGGCGAGAGGGTCATTTGATAACGTCGGAGTGCCGGTGAAACAGACAGTTCTGGTCGTCGTCGGTCCGGACGGGCCGCGGCCCTTCATGCGCGGGATTCTGGTGCAGTCGTTGGTCTCGCGCGGCGTGCCATTCGATGTCGCGCTGGAGACCGCGACGGCGATTCGCGACCGCGTTGCCGCCAAGCGGCAGGTGCTGGTCGGCGAGCTCTCGAGGCTCGTCGACGAGCTCCTCGACGACCGCTACG
This genomic interval from Deltaproteobacteria bacterium contains the following:
- a CDS encoding ParA family protein is translated as MRCIAVMNQKGGCGKTTSVVSLAGCLAAEGHSVLVIDMDPQAHATLGLGVDPEEVDENLYEVLSEPDGAGAKLDEVITNASQNLDVAPSGVILSALEQKLGAEGARGRTERLAAAIAKLEKRYDFVLIDCPPNVGILTFNALRAAQEVIIPLETSYYSMHGVGKLLETIGLLEDRIGHSLKIRILPTLFDGRTRFAKRALAEIRETYKDLVFDTVIRSNVRLREAAQRGIPIAKLDRRSYGFVDYMSLALEVLYDREEEQQPAKPAAAKPDPIELASAAAKGVVFTFKNPNVNEVQLAGDFNNWIPDQGVETRLGPNGTWEKVVRLGPGVYQYRYFVDGEWQPDPSNPRRVEGPAGGVNSVLIIS
- a CDS encoding Ppx/GppA family phosphatase, which encodes MANSEQARPARIGVLDLGSNTVLLLVVDASGRVIRDVARITRLGQGVFASSSLAPDAVARTRAAISELASLARADGVDRLVAVGTEALRRARDGADFLARLVSEGWIDAARLLSGEEEAELAIEATRRSVGAHAAALAVIDVGGGSTEIAWRARADAPIAALSLPLGSVRLSEELLPRHPVPDADLARVRARVRSATQRLALALPNGLPSGCAVVAVAGTATTLAALELALETWDESRVEGMELGTGTLAAWIERLARLGVAERARLPGLDPGRADVIVAGLVVLEGVLDRLGASRFTVSGRGVRHGVALRALAGERVI